CTTCCGTCCACGATTTTGTCCACAATATGGGCGGGCTTGCCCTCGTTCAGCGCCTGTGCTTTTAGTATTTCCCGCTCTTTTTCTATTACTTCCTGCGGGACGTCGTTGCGGGAGATGTATTTGGGGTTGGCTGCCGCAATCTGCATGGCAATGTCTTTCACCAGGTTCCTGAATTCCTCGTTCCTTGCGACAAAGTCAGTCTCGCAGTTAACTTCTACCAGTACGCCTATTCTACCACCGCCATGTATGTATGCATCAATAATGCCCTCGGCAGCGGTACGCCCAACCTTTTTAGCAGCTTTGGCGAGACCTTTTTCTCTCAATATAACGATAGCTTTTTCCATATCGCCACCGGCCTCGGCCAGTGCCTTTTTACAATCCATTATTCCCGCACCTGTGCGCTCTCTCAATTCTTTTACCTGTTCTGAAGTTATCATCCCAAAAACCTCCTGAAAGATTATTAAAGGTAAGGATGGCAAAAGATAACTCCACCTTACCTTATAAGCATAAAAAATTACTCCGCAGCCATCTGGACTCCCTGCTTGCCCTCCAGCACAGCATCGGCTATTTTTTCGGTCAACAGTTTGACAGCCCTGATGGCATCATCGTTACCGGGTATAACGTAGTCCACCTCATCAGGGTCGCAGTTGGTGTCGACAATGGCTATTATCGGTATCTTCAACTTTCTGGCCTCGGATACGGCTATCTTTTCCTTTCTCGGGTCTACCACAAATAGCGCGTCGGGCAGAGAAGTCATGTTCTTAATACCGCCAAGGTACTTCTCTAAGCGCTCTTTTTCCCTCCTGAGGTTTAGCACCTCTTTTTTGGGGAGGACGTTGAAAACACCTTCTTCTTCCATTCTCTCCAGTTCCTTGAGGCGCTCGATCCTCTTTTTTATTGTTTTAAAATTGGTGAGCATTCCACCGAGCCAGCGCTGGTTGACGTAAAACATCTCGCACCTTTTTGCTTCTTCCTGGATAGATTCCTGTGCTTGTTTTTTGGTTCCAACAAAAAGTATCTTGCCGCCTTCGGCCGCCAGATTTTTCACAAATTCGTAGGCTTCTTCCATTTTCTTTACGGTCTTCTGCAGGTCAATGATGTAGATGCCGTTCCTTTCGGTGAAGATATACTCCTTCATCTTAGGATTCCATCTTCTGGTCTGGTGGCCAAAGTGAACGCCGGCTTCGAGCAACTGTTTCATGGAAATGACTGACATTTTTTTACCTCCTTGGTTTTTTCCTCCGCTGGTCTCATCTTTCAGAGAGACCTTCCGGCACCCTCCCTGAAATATTCCCAGCGTGCGAATTACCGGATGTTAGTATATCACAAAAAAACGGCTTATGCAATATGAATTTGAATCAGACTGCCATGCTGGCAGACCAGCGGCCGCACCGATCACCCCAGCGGGCGGCGAGCTTACCGTCTACGTAAATCTGCACCACTTCGCACAAATTCGGGCACCCCTGGCATTCGAAGCTTCCTGCCGTATGCTCTCTAAAAGCTGCTTCAAAGCCTGCAAACTTAGTCTTAACGCGTTTATTTTGAGCCATGAACTTCTTGGCAAGTATAGCAGCCCCCAACGCTCCCATTACATCAAAATATCTGGGTATTATGATTTCCACACCCAATTCTTCTTCAAAAGCCTTTTTTATTCCCGTGTTTGCTGCCACTCCACCTTGAAAAACAATCGGCGGTCTTATTTCCTTACCCTTAGCCACGTTGGCCAGGTAGTTCCTCACGAGGGCCTGGCACAGTCCTTTCAAAATATCCTCAATTTTATATCCCATCTGTTGTTTATGTATCATATCTGATTCCGCAAAAACGGCGCAGCGTCCCGCAATTCTGGTGGGATTTTTTGACATCAGAGCAATTTCTCCAAACCGCTCTATCGGTATACCCAGCCTCTGGGCCTGCCTGTCTAAAAAAGAGCCGGTGCCGGCGGCGCACACCGTATTCATCGCGAAATCAACTACAACCCCATCCCTTAATATAATTATCTTTGAATCCTGCCCTCCTATCTCCAAAATAGTCCGGGCATCGGGGTATTCAGCTATACATGCCATAGCGTGGGCCGTAATTTCGTTTTTCACGACGTCCGCTCCTACAATGACGGCGGCTAGTTTCCGACCGCTCCCCGTAGTACCGACACCCAGTATCTTTATATCGCCTTCAAGGCCCTCTTGAATCATTTTAAGACCATTAGTAATAGCTTCAATAGGCCTCCCGGCGGTCCTCAGGTAAAGTTTTTTCAAAAGATTACCGTTTTCATCGATCAGTACGAAGTTTGTACTGACAGAGCCTACGTCAATTCCCAGATAACATCCTGTCATAGGTCTTTTCCTCCTTTCTCTGGCGAATCAAATCGACAAAGGCTTCAAGGCGGGTTCTAACTCCTGCCTCGCCAGAATGTTCATCTAGCACCAGCGTCATAACGGGAATCGAATGAATTCTGGTTACCGAAGGTATGGTACTTTTTGCCACTATTTCAGGCATGCACGTAAATGGAAGAAGATGTATGACCCCATCGAAGCCCTCCCCGGAGTATTTAACGATCTGGGCAATCGACTCCTGGCCGTGTCCCCCTACAAAACAGCGTACATAAGGTTCAGCGAGTTTAATAACCCGTCCGTGTTCCTTTGGTTTCAAAAAAGATGGTAAGAGGTTTACCCTGACCCAGTCGGTTATGTATATACTCCTTTTTACTTCGGCTCCGAGTTCGCCCAGCTGTTTTTCAACGAACAGGTTTACAAACGGTTCCAGGACCGTGTATATTTCCCCTACCAGAGCTATCTTAATGGGCAATTTGTCTTCGTCTTTTTTAATTTCAGCCATTTTTTCTAAAATTTCTCGCCCTAAACCCTTTAGTTCTTCCTCGCTTTCCGCTTTCGAGATTTTCTCTAGGGCGTTTTTGTAAACGGTATCGGTCTCATCCCTGTTTAACTCTACTGGTCTTGTCCTGCTGGCTATTTTATCAAGTTCATCGAGCAATAGGGCTTTTGCCCACGCCAGCCTTCCCGCCATGAAAATTTGCCTCAAACTTTTCTTATTGGTTATCCTCACGATTTTTTTAACCAGGTCCATAAGATGTCCCTGGGGCGGATCCAGCACTATCATGTTGAACTTGTAACCCAGATCTTTTAAAATTTCCCTTTGAACTTCGGAATAATAACCGAACCTGCAGGGACCAATACCTCCGGCCATTACTATCGTATCGGCACCCATTTCCAGAGCTTCTATAAAATTGCCTATGTTTATTTTTAAGGGCAAACAGGCGAATTCAGGAGAATATTTCACTCCAAGTTCCAGAGTTTTTTTACTGCATGGGGGTGGGACTATCACCTCAACCCCAAGGTTTTCAAAAAAAGTCTTGACCGGTATATAAAGATTACCCATGTGAGGAAACGTAACTTTCACCGCATTTTCTCCTCTCTAAGATATCTACGAAGGCCTCGAGTCTCGTATTAAAACCTTCTTCGCCGGCATGTTCATCCAAATTCAGATATAAAAATGGAATGTTGTAATCACGGGACACCCTGCGCTCCAAAAGTTCTCCTATTAAAGAATCCGGGCCGCATCCGAAGGATGCGACGTGAACTATACCATCCACCTTACAGTTTTCCATATAGTAATAGGCGCTGCCCAGGATATTCTTACCCAGAGTCCAGAAAAGTTTTTTATTCAGTTTTTTTGCCCCGACTGAAATATTTCTCTCCGGAATTACCTCCGGCGTTATTATCTCCGCGCCAAAACCCTGTAATTTTTTTATTAAATTCATGCTTACATAGTAGTCGTAGATGTTATAAGGATGACCCACCACCAGTACGGTAAATTTAAAGGGTTCGCTTTTATATTTTGAATTATCCTCAAAAGCGGCTTCAAAAAAACTCTTATTTCCCCTATCTATCGGAAGTTTTCTGTTTTTCACTCTTAATTTTTTATAAGAATTATATTTACTCGAAGCCAATATATAAGCCCTGAGGATTTCCTGCGTGGAATTGCCCAGAAGGCGTCCCACCTTAATTGCATGTTCCATAAAACCCGTTTTCTTTCGGTACAGTGAAAGTTCGCATTCAATTATTCTGGGAAGGCCTGCTATGCTGTTCCTTATCATATCAGGTAACCCCATAAATTTGGGACAGATGAATTCCCCCGATTTTACACTGATAATTCGCGGAACAAAAATTGCATCGACCATTTCAATTAGATCTATTACATGACCGTGAAAAACCTTTATGGGTAAGCATGCATCATCGACGGTGGACTCCAGACCATCCTTCAATATCTTTTTATTGGTTGGTTTGGATAGAACTACTTCATGACCGAGGGATTCGAAAAATGTTTTCCAAAAAGGATAGTAATTGTAATAAAGCAAAGCTCGTGGAATACCTATTCGCATTCAAACCCCTTCTTTACAAGTATCGGTTTTTTTGTGCTCCGGGAAAGGAATTTTTTCAATCGAATTCATTTTCCGAGGAAATAGAGTATCAAAATTCGTGCGATGCCTACCTTTAAAAAGAGAAAAGGCCAGGGCCTTTTATATGTTGCTGACGGATTTATTAAATCCCACAGAATTATTCCGTCTCTACCTTGAAGTCCTGCTCCGATCAATATCAAAACTAATGGGGAAAGATACGGCACCAAAATATTACCGCCGTAATAATTAATCGAACTGAAAATGCCTCCCGCAATAACCTCCGTTACCTGGGTGTTAAACACCATGGCTGTAAGTATGTCAAGGAAATTAGCAAAAAGGCAAATTAGAAATACACGGCCCATGTACACAGGGCTAACTATTAAAATTGTAAGTAACATCCCCACAATATCC
The DNA window shown above is from Thermosediminibacter oceani DSM 16646 and carries:
- the tsf gene encoding translation elongation factor Ts, with amino-acid sequence MITSEQVKELRERTGAGIMDCKKALAEAGGDMEKAIVILREKGLAKAAKKVGRTAAEGIIDAYIHGGGRIGVLVEVNCETDFVARNEEFRNLVKDIAMQIAAANPKYISRNDVPQEVIEKEREILKAQALNEGKPAHIVDKIVDGRIEKFFEENCLMEQPFIKDPDKKVSELIMEKIALLGENITVTRFARFERGEAAPKTEQE
- the rpsB gene encoding 30S ribosomal protein S2; the encoded protein is MSVISMKQLLEAGVHFGHQTRRWNPKMKEYIFTERNGIYIIDLQKTVKKMEEAYEFVKNLAAEGGKILFVGTKKQAQESIQEEAKRCEMFYVNQRWLGGMLTNFKTIKKRIERLKELERMEEEGVFNVLPKKEVLNLRREKERLEKYLGGIKNMTSLPDALFVVDPRKEKIAVSEARKLKIPIIAIVDTNCDPDEVDYVIPGNDDAIRAVKLLTEKIADAVLEGKQGVQMAAE
- a CDS encoding acyl-CoA dehydratase activase, which produces MTGCYLGIDVGSVSTNFVLIDENGNLLKKLYLRTAGRPIEAITNGLKMIQEGLEGDIKILGVGTTGSGRKLAAVIVGADVVKNEITAHAMACIAEYPDARTILEIGGQDSKIIILRDGVVVDFAMNTVCAAGTGSFLDRQAQRLGIPIERFGEIALMSKNPTRIAGRCAVFAESDMIHKQQMGYKIEDILKGLCQALVRNYLANVAKGKEIRPPIVFQGGVAANTGIKKAFEEELGVEIIIPRYFDVMGALGAAILAKKFMAQNKRVKTKFAGFEAAFREHTAGSFECQGCPNLCEVVQIYVDGKLAARWGDRCGRWSASMAV
- a CDS encoding acyl-CoA dehydratase activase-related protein yields the protein MKVTFPHMGNLYIPVKTFFENLGVEVIVPPPCSKKTLELGVKYSPEFACLPLKINIGNFIEALEMGADTIVMAGGIGPCRFGYYSEVQREILKDLGYKFNMIVLDPPQGHLMDLVKKIVRITNKKSLRQIFMAGRLAWAKALLLDELDKIASRTRPVELNRDETDTVYKNALEKISKAESEEELKGLGREILEKMAEIKKDEDKLPIKIALVGEIYTVLEPFVNLFVEKQLGELGAEVKRSIYITDWVRVNLLPSFLKPKEHGRVIKLAEPYVRCFVGGHGQESIAQIVKYSGEGFDGVIHLLPFTCMPEIVAKSTIPSVTRIHSIPVMTLVLDEHSGEAGVRTRLEAFVDLIRQRKEEKTYDRMLSGN
- a CDS encoding acyl-CoA dehydratase activase-related protein, with translation MRIGIPRALLYYNYYPFWKTFFESLGHEVVLSKPTNKKILKDGLESTVDDACLPIKVFHGHVIDLIEMVDAIFVPRIISVKSGEFICPKFMGLPDMIRNSIAGLPRIIECELSLYRKKTGFMEHAIKVGRLLGNSTQEILRAYILASSKYNSYKKLRVKNRKLPIDRGNKSFFEAAFEDNSKYKSEPFKFTVLVVGHPYNIYDYYVSMNLIKKLQGFGAEIITPEVIPERNISVGAKKLNKKLFWTLGKNILGSAYYYMENCKVDGIVHVASFGCGPDSLIGELLERRVSRDYNIPFLYLNLDEHAGEEGFNTRLEAFVDILERRKCGESYVSSHG